The stretch of DNA GACCGCGCTCTGGTCACGGTCAGCTATGATCCCGTCGCGATGCTGATCATCCTGCACATTGCCGGGCTGGGCAGCGTCGCCTTGCCCGATTTCAGCTTCGGCGCGCTCGAAGATCTGGGCGCGACCGGCGTTGAGGACATCAACCAATGGTCGCGCGGTCTGGCCGATTATGACGTGATCGGTTTTTTCTGACCATGCGCAGCCGGACGCCCCGAAAGGCCCATCCGCGATGATCGCCGCCCTGTTCGCCCTGCTGCCCGCGCTCGCCCTGCCGCTCGACTGCCAGCCGGGCCGGACCTGCTGGATCCAGAAATATGTCGATGTCGATCCCGGACCGGGGCGGACCGACTATCGCTGCGGCCCGGTGACGACCGACGGGCATGACGGCGTTGATTTCCGCATCCCCGGCCTGACCGCGATGATGCAGGGCGTGCCGGTGACCGCCGTTGCCGCCGGCACGGTGCTGCGCATCCGCGACGGCGTCGCCGACCGGCCGGTGGGCGTCGGCGGACCGTCCGTCGCCACGGCTCAGGCGGCCGGCAATGCCGTCATCATCGATCATGGCGATGGCTGGGAAAGCCAGTACAGCCATTTGCGCCGGGGCAGCGTGTCGGTCCGGCCCGGCGACACGGTGCGGGCGGGGGACGCGATCGGCCTGGTTGGCCTGTCGGGCGAGACCGAATATCCGCATCTTCATTTCGCGCTGCGCCACCATGGCCGGCCGGTCGATCCCTTTGCCGGCACCCCTGCGCCCGCCGCAT from Sphingomonas changnyeongensis encodes:
- a CDS encoding M23 family metallopeptidase, which encodes MIAALFALLPALALPLDCQPGRTCWIQKYVDVDPGPGRTDYRCGPVTTDGHDGVDFRIPGLTAMMQGVPVTAVAAGTVLRIRDGVADRPVGVGGPSVATAQAAGNAVIIDHGDGWESQYSHLRRGSVSVRPGDTVRAGDAIGLVGLSGETEYPHLHFALRHHGRPVDPFAGTPAPAACGTGPARPLWTGAVLAGFRYVRGQPVRFVLTTAPAQPPLIDDAPPPSRTAPLVGLAELIGPDPGQEVLLELIGPGDRLLARRTVRPDRPYLVWATHLGLRAPAGGWPPGRYRARLSVRAGDAILSRMEVAALLR